The proteins below come from a single Cryptococcus gattii WM276 chromosome D, complete sequence genomic window:
- a CDS encoding exosome non-catalytic core subunit CSL4 (Similar to TIGR gene model, INSD accession AAW43097.1), which yields MSLPSLLLPGQPLPAQLIAPPLPKCGKGCYEHNGQILASVVGRPRRDGAVVSVIGREETVGTVDVDSIVIGVISRLTPQQAHVTLTTLGDRPLPESSEDFTGLIRIADIRLTERDKVKMGECFRLGDIVKAKVLSLGDARSYYLSTAANELGVVYAKSEAGNPLLPVSYQEMEDEVTGKKEKRKVAKPEGI from the exons ATGTCATTACCATCATTACTTCTGCCCGGTCAACCTTTACCGGCTCAACTTATAGCCCCGCCCTTACCGAAATGTGGAAAAGGTTGTTATGAGCATAACGGTCAAATCTTGGCTAGTGTTGTGGGAAGACCGCGGAGAGACGGTGCT GTAGTCAGCGTTATTGGGAGAGAGGAGACCGTCGGTACAGTTGATGTTGACTCTATCGTGATCGGTGTT ATTTCCAGATTGACACCACAACAAGCACACGTGACTCTTACAACTCTTGGTGATCGCCCTCTTCCCGAATCTTCAGAAGATTTCACGGGCCTGATTCGGATCGCGGACATCAGGTTAACAGAAAGAGACAAGGTGAAGATGGGTGAATGTTTTAGATTAGGCGATATTGTTAAGGCCAAGGTG CTAAGTTTGGGTGATGCAAGGAGCTACTATTTGTCAACCGCAGCCAACGAGCTGGGCGTCGTATATGCGAAATCAGAAGCTG GTAATCCGTTATTGCCGGTCAGCTATCaggaaatggaagatgaagtaacggggaaaaaggagaagagaaaagtTGCAAAGCCTGAAGGAATATAG
- a CDS encoding Proteasome subunit alpha type 7, putative (Similar to TIGR gene model, INSD accession AAW42969.1) yields the protein MSRSYDRALTVFSPDGHLFQVEYALEAVRRGTCAVGVRGKSCVVLGVEKKSTLQLQDPRTVRKVAMLDDHVCVAFAGLTADGRILIDKARIECQSHRLTVEDPVSIEYITKHIAGIQQRYTQSGGVRPFGISALIVGFDPHDTIPRLYSTEPSGIYSAWKACSIGRASKTVREFLEKNYVDDLGREEAIKLTVKSLLEVVQTGAKNIEITVMESYGVVKALEQSDIEKIVAEIDAEKEAEAERKRQRLAATQAGQASMAMGSSVPSGTQTPAGRPQEHASAPGGDSGVQ from the exons ATGTCTCGCTCTTACGACCGAG CTCTTACTGTCTTTTCTCCTGACGGACAT CTTTTCCAAGTAGAATACGCCCTTGAAGCTGTGAGAAGAGGAACATGTGCC GTTGGTGTCCGCGGCAAATCATGTGTCGTTCTCGGCGTGGAGAAGAAATCAACTCTTCAACTTCAAGATCCTCGAACGGTCCGAAAGGTTGCCATGCTCGATGACCATGTTTGTGTCGCTTTTGCAG GTCTTACTGCCGATGGTCGTATCTTGATCGATAAGGCGAGAATTGAGTGTCAATCACATCGATTGACTGTAGAGGATCCCGTCAGCATTGAATACATCACCAAACACATCGCTGGTATTCAACAG CGATACACTCAATCCGGTGGTGTGCGGCCATTTGGTATATCTGCTTTGATAGTCGGGTTTGACCCCCATGACACTATCCCCCGACTGTACTCTACCGAACCAAGCGGTATCTACTCTGCTTGGAAAGCTTGTTCTATCGGAAGAGCATCCAAGACTGTGAGGGAGTTCTTAGAGAAGAATTATGTGGATGATCTTGGGAGAGAAGAGGCAATCAAATTGACAGTAAAGAGTCTGTTAGAGGTTGTGCAAACTGGTGCGAAGAACATTGAGATTACTGTGATGGAGTCATATGGCGTTGTTAAA GCCCTTGAACAATCTGATATCGAAAAAATCGTCGCCGAGATTGACGCGGAGAAGGAAGCAGAGGCCGAACGTAAACGCCAACGTCTGGCTGCCACACAAGCAGGGCAAGCTTCTATGGCCATGGGTTCTTCCGTGCCTTCCGGTACACAGACACCGGCCGGACGTCCTCAAGAACATGCTTCAGCACCTGGGGGTGACAGTGGGGTACAATAG
- a CDS encoding Hypothetical Protein (Similar to TIGR gene model, INSD accession AAW43096.1), with amino-acid sequence MPFGLPFIARPGQEGFDQYGRMLPPALPEGWDGWGRPIVAAGVNPPPPATKPPQEPGQVLPQPQIHHTPLAAQPSGMGGSTYGYPTQPPCFDRPPAQQVSYYRYEPFEAFSFSAKLLNHPHQLHLPAELVSRDVNEQDWMKFIEDLSREALHGASHSLTRQARGEHTGPDPLLSEAVHSLLASWAVAFFAPRGIRVYAAQNGKKIIPPPIEPPHSKRGYSHASEWSDSESASDDDFGYGSEDDDEREARKSDMYLPKREREIRRSERIRLRKWERRRRMRESELKNREYRGAWEIHFVPATPTIWQLGARPRTYGEPVVKLKR; translated from the exons ATGCCATTCGGCCTGCCGTTCATAGCTCGTCCAGGACAAGAAGGATTTGATCAGTACGGACGAATGT TGCCGCCAGCCTTGCCTGAAG GATGGGACGGCTGGGGTCGACCCATTGTAGCTGCAGGAGTcaatcctcctcctcctgctACTAAACCACCTCAAGAACCGGGGCAGGTGCTTCCACAACCACAAATCCACCACACGCCATTGGCCGCTCAGCCTTCTGGGATGGGTGGAAGCACCTACGGATATCCGACTCA GCCGCCATGTTTTGACCGCCCACCCGCCCAACAAGTTTCTTACTATCGCTATGAACCTTTTGAAgccttttccttttcgGCCAAGTTGCTCAACCACCCTCATCAGCTGCATCTTCCTGCCGAGCTCGTAAGTAGAGATGTCAATGAACAAGATTG GATGAAATTCATTGAAGACCTCTCCCGAGAAGCCCTCCATGGCGCATCTCATTCGCTCACTCGACAAGCCAGAGGCGAGCACACTGGTCCCGACCCTCTCCTTTCTGAAGCTGTACATTCTCTTCTCGCTTCCTGGGCTGTCGCATTCTTTGCCCCAAGGGGTATCAGGGTATATGCCGCCCAGAACGGCAAAAAGATCATCCCACCGCCTATCGAGCCGCCGCACAGTAAGCGTGGCTATTCTCATGCCTCAGAGTGGAGCGACAGTGAATCCGCATCGGATGATGATTTTGGATACGGgagtgaagatgatgatgaacGAGAAGCCAGAAAGAGTGATATGTACTTGCCTAAGCGGGAAAGGGAGATTAGGCGAAGTGAGCGGATTAGGTTGCGAAAATGGGAAAGAAGGCGAAGGATGAGGGAGTCTGAACTTAAGAATCGAGAGTATAGAGGAGCTTGGGAGATCCATTTCGTACCTGCTACACCGACGATTTGGCAGCTAGGAGCTAGGCCTAGGACATACGGCGAACCTGTGGTCAAATTGAAGCGCTAG
- a CDS encoding Geranylgeranyltransferase beta subunit, putative (Similar to TIGR gene model, INSD accession AAW42967.1) gives MSLATSQPLNKPLHIKYIQDLDKKKDLAYYITSHLRLNGIYWGLTALYMLGQPEALDREGVIEYVLSCWDDETGTFGPHPGHDGHILATLSGIQVLLMEDALDRVNVERIISFLLKLVNPDGSVSGDKWGESDTRFSYILLSCLSLLNHLSSLTDEQIEGITENIRKCMNFDGGFGLSPGTESHSGQVWVCTAALAILDRLDIVDRDLLGAWLSERQLPNGGLNGRPEKLEDVCYSWWCLASLSIIGKIHWINADKLINFILSAQDLDDGGIGDRPGDWVDVFHTIFGVAGLSLLGYPDLQDIDPVYCMPADLITRLGLRRPYSVLPRRSAQ, from the exons ATGTCCCTAGCGACCTCCCAACCTCTTAATAAGCCCTTGCATATTAAGTATATCCAAGACCTTGACAAG AAAAAGGACTTGGCTTACTATATAACTTCTCACCTTCGCCTGAATGGGATATATTGGGGACTCACCGCCTTATATATGCTAGGACAGCCAGAAGCGCTTGATCGGGAAGGTGTCATTGAGTATGTGCTGTCCTGCTGGGACGATGAGACTG GTACCTTTGGACCCCATCCTGGTCATGATGGTCACATCTTGGCTACGCTTTCCGGAATCCAAGTTTTACTCATGGAAGACGCTCTTGATCGGGTAAATGTTGAGCGTATCATTTCTT TCCTCCTCAAACTTGTCAATCCGGACGGCTCCGTATCGGGCGATAAATGGGGAGAGTCAGATACTCGTTTTTCTTATATTCTGCTCTCCTGCCTTTCCCTCCTCAATCATCTTTCAAGTCTTACGGATGAACAAATAGAAGGCATCACCGAGAATATTCGAAAGTGCATGAACTTTGACGGGGGATTCGGACTTAGTCCGGGCACAGAGAGTCATTCAGGACAAGTTTGGGTCTGTACAGCAGCGTTAGCTATCCTGGATCGACTGGACATCGTGGACCGAGATTTGTTAGGAGCGTGGTTGTCGGAAAGACAGCTACCTAACGGAGGTCTTAATGGAAGACCAGAGAAGCTCGAGGAC GTATGTTATTCTTGGTGGTGTCTCGCCTCATTATCCATAATCGGCAAGATCCACTGGATCAACGCGGATAAGTTAATTAACTTCATTTTGAGCGCCCAA GATCTTGATGACGGAGGTATAGGAGACAGGCCGGGGGATTGGGTCGACGTCTTTCATACCATATTTGGCGTTGCAGGCCTCTCTCTCCTGGGCTACCCAGATCTACAAGATATTGATCCTGTTTACTGTATGCCTGCAGATTTGATAACTCGTCTTGGTTTGCGTAGACCCTACTCAGTCTTGCCCCGTCGATCCGCACAATAA